The following is a genomic window from Polyangia bacterium.
ACCGTCAGGCAGCGCGCCGAAAGCGCCGCGGATGATCTCCAGCGCTTGGTTGAACCCACGCTGGCGCAGCCGGCGCGGGTGCAGCGGCACCGGCAGAACCGCGTCGGTGGGTTGCAGATCCGCGGCGGCGATCGCCTCGGCCAGGGCGGGCGCCAGCAGCCGACCCAGCCGGCGGGCCAGATCGCGCCGCCCTCCGTGCTTCATGCGCACGATGGCCGCGGCGATGGCCTCGCCATAGGAGAAAACCGCCTGCGCTTGCCGGAAGGGAAACGGCACCCGGTGGCAGCGGTGGCAACGCCGGCCCGGATCGGCGTCGGCGCTGGTCTCCTCGGAAAACGGCAGCGCGCAACCGCGACAGACGGGGCCCAGCTTGCCCAGCGATAGCTGACAGGCGGCGCAGAAGACGGCCGCGTCAGGAATGAAGGCATCGCAGGCCGCGCAGCGAGCAGGCCACACCAACTGCGCAGCGGCAGCGAACCAATGACCGACGGGCATGCCTGATCATCGGACGATCGAAGCGGCAGTTGCGCCGGCCGTCAGCGGGCCTTGGCCCGCTTGCGGGTTTTTTCCGTCGCTGACGCTTGCTTGAGCGATCCGTTGCTGGGCGCCGTTTGACTGGCCACCACCGCCGATCCCGGCGGCAAGATGGTCAGCACGTCCGGCGACGACGGCTTGCCATTGCTCACCGCCACCTCCTGGCGCGCGTCGCGGGCCTCGATGTAGTAGTGCAGGAACTTCCCGCTCAAGCGATTCGCCGGGATCACCGCGGTGAACCAGCCCTTCTTTGACGGCTCCATCAGGACCGCGTTGTAGGGAACCACGCCGGCCGGCCGGTAATAAAAGACGATCAGCTTGGCGCCCACCTTCGGTTGCGCCGCGCAATGAACGTAGAGATCGGCGCCCGCTGCTGCCTCGTCGGGAACGGTGCAGTGCAGCGGCTCGGGGAAGGTCTTCGGCAGGTCCGGGCCTTCGACCAGCTTTTCGCGCTCGGTCGCTTCCTTGGTCTCGCGCGCCTTGCGGTCTTTCTCCCTGGTGTCGGCCTCTTGCCAGACCTTTTCCAGTTTCTCCTTGGCGTCGCGCTCTTTCTTGTCTTCGTCGCGCATGATGGCCAGCTGGTGATCTTTGTCGGCGTTGTCTTTCTCTAGCTGCTGAACGCGCGCCCTCAGATCGGCCAGTTGCTTGTCGTTGTCCACCTTGGTCTTTTCCAGCTTCTCCTTGGCCTCGCGTTCTTTTTTTTCGTTGGCCTTGAGCGCGGTCAGCTCCTGCTCTTTGTCGGTTTTTTCTTTTTGCGCCTGCGCCAGCTGGACCTTGCTGTCTGTCAGTTGCTTGTCGGCGTTCTGCTTTTCTTTCTCCGCTTTGTCGCGGGTCGCCTGGGCCTTGCTTTCGCTTTCTTTGGCCGCCACCAGATCCTTTGATTGCTTCTCTCGTTCGGCCTGGGCGCTCTTGTCGGCGGCTTTCTCCGATTGCTGGTCTTTTTCTTTGTCGGCCGCGGCTTCTTTGTTGTCGCTCTTTTGAGCCTTGTCGGATTTCTTTGGCTCGACGGGGGCTGGTTCTTTGGTCGCCGCGGTGGCGTCCTGATCCTCGGCCTTCGAGAAGGCCGCCTTCACCGCCTTCTTGTTCATCTTGGACGGCACCTCGGCCGCCGCGCTGATCCCCAGGGCCTTGACGAAGTCGCTGATGCCGGCGTCCTTGTTCTTGCTCTCGACCTCGGCCACGCCCAAAAGCACGTAGGTCTGCGCCAGCGCGGCGTGCTTGGAAAAACCGTTGTCGTTGGCCAGCGTCACCGCCTCTTGCAGCTCGCTTTTCATTTGCTCCCACTTGCCGCTGCCGTAGGCGGTGGTGGCCGCCTGATTGTGGGCTTTGATCTGGTCGACGACGGCCTTTTGATCAGCGGCCTGGCTGGACGGGGCTGCCGCCAGCAAAACCATCAAACCAACGGCCACGGTGGCGATATGGGCGGGACGGGTCATGGGTCACTCCTTTTGCTGATCCCCCTGCCTGGTACGCCTTTCCAAATTCTCCGATTCCGAAAAGCGCGAGAC
Proteins encoded in this region:
- a CDS encoding ComF family protein encodes the protein MPVGHWFAAAAQLVWPARCAACDAFIPDAAVFCAACQLSLGKLGPVCRGCALPFSEETSADADPGRRCHRCHRVPFPFRQAQAVFSYGEAIAAAIVRMKHGGRRDLARRLGRLLAPALAEAIAAADLQPTDAVLPVPLHPRRLRQRGFNQALEIIRGAFGALPDGSLPAAARPRLERDRLRRIRPTRELGHAGPAARLGEVSGAFAVDDPAAVDGRRILLVDDVFTTGATFSTCTDALRRAGARSVHVLALARAV